The sequence below is a genomic window from Hippocampus zosterae strain Florida chromosome 15, ASM2543408v3, whole genome shotgun sequence.
CGGGGATGCGCTCGCTGAGCTCCTCATATCCGCCGTGGGAGAAACTCCTTTGTTGCACTTTGGCCAACCCACCGGGTTATATTTTggagcattttgcggcttgtaAATCTACACCGTGTTTGTCGGGATGTTgagggggaggaaggggggaggggggcagggggggtgttCTCCCCCAAACCACTTACACGCCCTTTCCTCGTGGCACGAAGCCGCCAGATGGAGCGTCCAAACCGCAGATTTGACTTTGCTTACCTCCAAGATGCTGTTACAAGCAGCTTACGCCGCCACTTTCCGCCCTgcctttcttccccccccccacccccacctcctccgTCTCCCTCATACTTATCAATTATTAAAGTCGCTATCGATCCCCTTCGCCGGCCTGCCTCTATCAGGCCGTTTCACACAAAGCGCAAGAGCCGGCCGGCTGCCTGGGCTCAATCAATGGCATCTCGCAGCCTTTTTTACTGGACGTGCAGCTCTTCTATAGCATGTCATTTCCCCCACCTCCAACCCCACCCGGGCCCCCTCCTCTGAAGTTTCGGATCCCGATGTGTTGAAATCCCACCCGCGAAACGTCCGCGAGTTGAGTCGGCTCGGCTTTCGCCCTCCGTCCGCTTCTTTCCAGCTAAACCAACCGGCTGCCTGTTACTAAGGTTAGCCAGCAGGCTTGTGTTTTCATGATGGCATGATTCGGAGCGTGGAGGGGGGAATATGTaggaaaagggggtgggggggggtgatcggGAAACAGCACTATTGATCTCCATTGTGCAAAGCCAGGCAAACACAAAACAGGACGGCGCTACACTATTAATGACGCTCAGAACCTCATCTGATAATCCGcatccatcccatccatccatcgatttatCGCTCTCTTGACATcaaatgatttgaatgaatgatttttttcttctttctttccaatTAGCGAATTAGAATCGGCGTGAAGTTTAATTAACGCTTCACACGACACCGACATCGTCTGCGGCAAGCGAATACGATTCCAACGGTTCTCCCTCTGCCGGGTTTCTGCGTAAAAGGCGGAAAAATTGCGTCAAATTATTAATTGACGTTGCAGGACCTTGCGTGTAAAATCAGCTTCGCTGTCCGTTTTTTCGCGATAGCCGACCTGTATTGAGCAAAGACGCCTCAATAGAAATATCGCTCGGCAAACcgacaaacaaaacatgtcaccccccccccaaaaaaaaaggccgcgTCAAGAACTAATGAGGATCTCGATTCGCTCGCAAATGAATTTGTCGGTATGAAatctgaagctttttttttttttaatcgaatacAAAGATGGGCCTTGCCCGAATATCATGACAAAGGTCAACGTCGTTTGCTCCCGGTTTCCCAATCTCGTCGGCGAATGAAGTTTTTCCTCAGCTTTTAAAACGGTCTCAGTCTCGCGTAGTAGGCTTGGCGATCACGGGGAAGCCCGCCCACGTGCCGGTTGTGCAAGAAAGGAGAAAAGTTGTCGAAAAGAAGCCGGATGCTCTTAGAGCGCCGCTTCCAAAGTACATCACCGCAGCGTTTCACGTCAGTGCGTCAAGAATCGAGACGTCACGAGCGTCTATGCCGGGCGATGGAGAGAGGAGTACTGGTCTCTCGGACTTATTCGGAGGCGGGTCTGTTTTGCATTTGCTTTGGAAATCAAAGTCGGCAAATCTGAAGGAAAGTGCAAAAGGTggagctgtttcaagtccagtGTGAAGGTTCCTCGGTCCACTCGAGGAGAGCCACGTGTCATTTGCTGGCACGGCTCCATTCTTTGTTTGGTCCGCAATCAACGCATCTTGTGCATCATGAAATTTTAGAGCGCCACTGAGATTTTTGGACATCggtgctttttattttccagCGGGATTTGGCGCCGGCCCACAAAGCCCAAAATCTTGCTTGGAATAACCATTTAGCCCCCCAATTTGCCTGATGTGAACCCCGTCGCAAATTGATGCAATATTGTCAATAGGAAGATGTTGCCACACCACTTTGATGCTGTCATGAATGCAaaaggaagccccccccccttcccttttttgttgttgtttttgcggtgaactaaaataacataaaagtttgactttttatttttaacaaattaTCCCTCAACGTTAAAAATTGTGGACACTCGCCTGTAGTTGTGCACCCACAATAATACACATGTTgtcaaaagaacccccccccaccaccaccaccaccacactccTACCCCCAAGCAGCGTCAAATCAACACCGagcattgttgttattatttgagACAGATATTGAACCATTTCATGGTGTTTTTTGACCAACACTGTCACAGGAGGAATAAACGCGGGTTGCAGCGCACGTCCACGAGACGTTTATTATTCGTGACTAATAGTTCAATAGGGGGCATCCAAATATTAGAACTATTCTTCCGAACATTCTCATTCCAAATATTTCGTGCCATAAGCTAACTCATAGCGACAACTTTTCGCCCCCCTATTCCGCCTCCCTCGCACCCGCGTTGTGTTCTAATTTTAGAGCTTTTCCTACAGTCTGCTTAATGAAAAGTCACACCGGGCGTGCGGTTATTGCCTCTTTCAGCTCCCCATACGAGGATTGATCTGCGTGCCACATTTAAAAGGGGGAGTGGGAACTGGAGTATTGATCAGTCGGCCTGgggtcacccccccaccctttttttcccGCGTAAAGTCGTGTTTACCGtctgaaaattgcatttttattcattgagCATTTCTGgtgcattttggggttgaaaacAGGTGAAGGTTGTGAAAGTAGACAACTGCTTAAGGGTCCGTGATTCCCAGTGTGCCGCGAGTTAAAATGATCAAGTATCATTGAATTGATCCGAAAATCAACTAAAAGTAATATATCAACATTCAATTATCTATGCCAGTGATGTATAGTGATATGCAGAACAATTAAAAGCTATGTGGCAGCAGGTACAAAACTAAACCCGAGTATGATctcggtatatatattttttttttggggggggggggggttgcatgtaGCGTGAGATTTTTAAGAATCTCAAATGCGTGCCTTGTCTGAATAAAGGTTAAGAATGCTCGaggaggggctggggggtgaCTGCTGAAGCCCGAGCTTTGTTTTAGCAGCAAGGAGCTCTCCATGGTGCTGAAACGCGAGGCCCCGTGCACGTCGATCGGGTCCTTTTACAAGTCGGGATCAATTTGGTGATGTAATAGTGATAAAATGAGACTTTCTTACCGGCCAGTCTCAGAGCAGACATCCGCTGGAACTCGGGCTCTTGCAGCCACTTCCACATCCTCCGAAACGTCTCCCGGCCGGACTTGAGCTTACTCCAGGGTTTGGGGTTGCGGAGCAGGTCCGACAAGGTCCCCTGGGATCGGCTCAGGATCCTCTGGGCGAAGATGGCCTGCGGTATGGAGTATCTCTTCAACTCCGCCGTTATTCTCTGGGCCACTTCTTTGGTGTTGATTTCCTCCGCCTGGATCCCCGAGCCGGCGACCCCCTGGCCGCCGTGGCCGTGGCCGTGGCCGTGCCTCTCGCGGTCCGCCAGCATCACGGCGCCGCCGGGCTGCGAGTGGAGGTGGCCGTGCGGGTGGTGATGCATGCCGTTCAAGTTGGAAATCATGCCGTGGCCGTGGCCTCCTAAACTCCTCGCCAGGTGCTCTTGCTCGCTCCGGGAGAGCATGGAGGCGTGCGACTCGAAGCCCGACACCGGGGAAAGCATCTTCGCTTCGGCGGGCAGGTGCGCGCTCGGGCCGTAAGACGAGAGCGGCTGCTGGGGGTTGTGCAAGGAGCCCAGGCCGCTCGGCAGCGGGGACAGCGAGCCGTGGCCCATGCCCGACATCTCTTTGGGGTAGTGATTGTACAGATTGCCCATGGGGGGGAGCCCGCGGTGGTCGTCCCGCATCAGCGCGAAGCTGCCGCTCACGTTCCCCGAGGAGAGTCGTTGGTGGGCCGCGGCGTGGTGGTGCGAGTGCGCATGGTGAAACTTCTCCGACACGGCGGAGATGGGAGGTAGATGCTGCAGGGGGGCCAGCGTCGTGTACGTGTTGCTCAGACTCATCCCGTTCTCGCACATGCTGATGGACGGGTGCAGGTGTCCGGACAGCGAGGACGGATCGGCTCGGTAGTCGCCCCCGGAGCTCTCCAGGATGGAGCTCATCCCTCCGGAGACCATCGCCGAGCGCGCGCCGGGGGCGTGCGACGCCAGATTCCGCGACGCCGAGCTGGGGGAAGGCGACGGCCGCGAGCTCATCGGGTTCCCCACCTGGGAGTGCGAGGAGATGCTGTGGAGGTTCTCCATGGTGAGTTCCATCTGTTCTCCCTCCCCCGCCCTCCCCGCGTCTCTCGCTCTTCCTCTAAGCCTCCTCGTCGTCGCGGAGCGCCGAAATGACCAAAACGCGCCAACGCCGATCCATCGATTAGACCCGTTCGATCCGGTGTGGACAACTGGCGTTATTCCTTACGCGCGCAGATGTGGCGCGTCCTCGCGGGGGTCGTGGAGCTTTAAACGCGCAGTCTTGTCGGACGCGATCATATCTCATCTGTGGTCCAACGGCGCTCTCATCCGCTCGCCTAAGAGGCGCGGACGCGCATCTGCGGCCACGCGCACAGATcgatcaccaccaccacccccacccctcacctcgCTTTAAACTGCGTGGAAATGAAATTCGCCCCGGTGGATTTTCAACTCTCTTAACACAGCTTTTGGAGTCATTTCGTGCAAGGCAGCGGCGGCAAACATTTGGcctaaaaaatgaaatcaacccGTTGGAAAATAATTTCACGACGGTTCCAAATATAGAGAAactcgatttttatttttatttttttagacgaTTGCATGATAATTTTCACAAAAGCCCGATTTATTGCAGAAGCAGCACACATTGTGACGTGTTCTCGCGTTTATTTCTCTCGAGTCCGACAAACGTGCAAATCAAGCACAAATCTCTTTTTCTGTATCTGTTTCCGCACACGTGTACTTGTCTTGAGGgtaaactttgtttttgttttttgttttcccacggACTGTATGGCTTTGTTTTATACGCTTAGTGATAAAGCTGATCGAAATATTGACTGACAGAGATTAATGACGAAGCTCGGGCAGGAGGGGGTCTTCGAATGGGGCTTGTAGGGGGGTTACAGAGGTCATAAAAGTTACGATCGAGCGGGAACGCTGCACGTCAATCAGATTGAGCCAACTtcaacggaggggggggggcggtggggggggggggctttagtaTAGCGTTAAATgtagagaaaaaaatctgaagattTTATTGTTTGACACGGGTACCAAATATGACATATGACAAATATTCAGAAATGTAAGAGGGATTGTGTAACATGGTGACGTACAGTTGCAGTTAACAGTGAAACATTCCGTTTTCCAGTTTGCTTTTCGTTGTATTCTCACCAGTTACATGTATTCATTTCACCCCTTCCCTCCcccacaaaacatgtttttttaatccaaaaatcaaaatactgtaaaaaaaataataatcatttcaCCACCTAAATGAAATTATGCCTTCTTCAAACCAGCAATGTTAACGTTCTTACAGCGGTCATTTAATCCAACGAGcagtttaaattaaaaaaaatgtctgattaATTATTTTTGGATCGGGTTTAACGAATTCCACAATTACGCGTACGATCAGACAATTGAATCATGCAAGTCGGCGTGCAGTGCGCTTGTGTGTATGATGCCACTGACATAATTTCAATAGCCACTTGAATAGGTTCACATCCTGCAGAATTATTACCCGACAAATTTAGAAcaggccaaaaaatgctgcaaatgtGTAATAATCAATAAACATGTGGTGGGAAGTTTACGTTAAAAGCATTGCTCTATTTaataatatcaaaataaaacgtATTCCTGAAACGATAAATGTACTCGTATATTTACGCCAATTTTATAGAACCTACAAGTTATTTTTAAATGCGcgcgaggcacacacacacacacactttttaaatattGACCCTTGACGGAGGCCTCCCATAATCCCAAACTGCACTTTCTTTATTGATGgtatgtatttaattttaatgtaACGAGACGTTCGcaaaggagagcacaaaaaggcccgagctgcccccccccaccccccatcaccACCGCATATGATAAAACTTCGTGGTTAAGCCGTTTGCTCCCCACTTGTGCAATTGATTGCCTCgttcgatgtatcgattaacgATCACTTCAGTCGCACTCAGCGGGTTTCCCTAAATATAGAAACATTTGTGGgagatcttttttgggggggggggggtgcttcatTCTTTCTTTTGACCCGTGCCTCGCCAATAAGCGACACCGTCGAAACACGCCGCGTAAATTAAATGCCacgcgttttttttaaaaattttattttattttgtattttttttttggcaagggggggaaaaagaccGATGgcgccttttttccccccaggaaGCTTAATATCGATACTCGTCGTGGCCTGTTTGCCTTCATTTACGTCCAATCTGCTGACGGCAACGACACAACACGTCAACACTAAAGCAACCACAGAAACAGGtcatttgaatctttttttgcCGACCTCCAATTATTTTGCCATCTC
It includes:
- the onecut3b gene encoding hepatocyte nuclear factor 6, which produces MELTMENLHSISSHSQVGNPMSSRPSPSPSSASRNLASHAPGARSAMVSGGMSSILESSGGDYRADPSSLSGHLHPSISMCENGMSLSNTYTTLAPLQHLPPISAVSEKFHHAHSHHHAAAHQRLSSGNVSGSFALMRDDHRGLPPMGNLYNHYPKEMSGMGHGSLSPLPSGLGSLHNPQQPLSSYGPSAHLPAEAKMLSPVSGFESHASMLSRSEQEHLARSLGGHGHGMISNLNGMHHHPHGHLHSQPGGAVMLADRERHGHGHGHGGQGVAGSGIQAEEINTKEVAQRITAELKRYSIPQAIFAQRILSRSQGTLSDLLRNPKPWSKLKSGRETFRRMWKWLQEPEFQRMSALRLAACKRKEEDRGRERNQVPKKQRLVFTDLQRRTLVAIFRENRRPSKEMQLTISQQLGLELSTVSNFFMNSRRRCPDRWDAEEHAHGAHGHVHAAHRHAGNADSSPIHPGTSSVSTFSKA